One stretch of Prunus persica cultivar Lovell chromosome G1, Prunus_persica_NCBIv2, whole genome shotgun sequence DNA includes these proteins:
- the LOC18789947 gene encoding inositol transporter 1 isoform X2, which produces MFYFKNPYILRLTVVAGIGGLLFGYDTGVISGALLYIKDDFEAVKDSSFLQETIVSMAIVGAIIGAAAGGWINDAYGRKKATLLADIIFTLGAIVMAAAPDPYVLILGRLLVGLGVGVASVTAPVYIAEASPSEIRGGLVSTNVLMITGGQFLSYLVNLGFTEVPGTWRWMLGVSGVPAVIQFSLMLCLPESPRWLFMKDDKETAIAVMSKIYNLSRLEDEIDYLASQAEEEHHKKKDVSYWNVFKVKEIRLAFLAGAGLQAFQQFTGINTVMYYSPTIVQMAGFQSNQLALLLSLIVAAMNAAGTVLGIYLIDHFGRRKLALSSLSGVIVSLLILSAAFFVQSSGSTSVFYGWLAVIGLALYIGFFAPGMGPVPWTVNSEIYPEAYRGICGGMSATVNWISNLIVAQTFLSVAESIGTGATFLIIAVVAVIAFVFVILFLPETKGLTFEEVERIWKERAWGSSGSNTQSLLEQGDES; this is translated from the exons ATGTTCTATTTCAAGAATCCTTACATTCTCCGTTTGACTGTAGTTGCTGGGATTGGTGGGCTTCTCTTTGGCTACGACACAG gTGTGATATCGGGGGCACTTCTGTATATCAAAGATGATTTTGAGGCTGTGAAAGACAGTAGTTTCCTTCAG GAAACAATTGTCAGCATGGCCATTGTTGGTGCTATAATTGGGGCAGCTGCAGGGGGTTGGATTAATGATGCTTATGGACGTAAGAAGGCTACTCTTCTTGCTGATATTATATTTACTCTTGGGGCGATTGTCATGGCTGCTGCTCCAGATCCATATGTTCTTATATTGGGGCGACTTCTGGTCGGCCTCGGTGTGGGTGTGGCATCTGTCACTGCTCCTGTTTACATCGCAGAGGCATCCCCATCAGAAATAAGGGGAGGACTAGTGAGCACGAATGTTCTTATGATAACTGGTGGCCAGTTTCTTTCCTACCTTGTTAATCTCGGTTTTACAGAG GTCCCTGGGACATGGCGATGGATGCTTGGAGTATCAGGTGTTCCAGCTGTCATTCAGTTCTCTCTCATGCTCTGTCTACCAGAGTCTCCTCGATGGCTTTTTATGAAG GATGATAAAGAAACAGCCATTGCTGTGATGtccaaaatttataatttgtcTCGCTTAGAGGACGAAATAGATTACCTCGCTTCTCAAGCAGAGGAAGAGCACCATAAGAAGAAGGATGTTAGCTACTGGAATGTTTTCAAAGTAAAAGAAATCAGACTTGCTTTTCTGGCTGGGGCCGGACTTCAG GCATTTCAGCAATTCACTGGTATCAACACAGTCATGTACTATAGCCCAACAATTGTGCAGATGGCTGGCTTTCAGTCCAACCAGTTAGCTCTTTTACTGTCCCTTATAGTGGCTGCCATGAATGCTGCTGGGACAGTTCTTGGCATTTATCTCATTGACCATTTTGGCCGGAGGAAGCTGGCCCTCTCGAGCTTAAGTGGTGTTATTGTGTCACTTCTCATCCTCTCGGCtgctttttttgttcaatcaTCGGGTTCTACAAGTGTATTTTATGGGTGGCTTGCAGTTATAGGTTTAGCCCTGTACATTGGTTTCTTTGCACCCGGGATGGGACCTGTGCCATGGACCGTGAACTCGGAGATATATCCTGAAGCATATAGAGGGATATGTGGGGGAATGTCAGCTACTGTGAATTGGATATCGAATTTGATTGTGGCCCAGACATTCCTTTCAGTTGCAGAATCTATTGGAACTGGTGCAACTTTCTTGATCATTGCGGTTGTGGCTGTCATTGCATTTGTCTTTGTGATTCTGTTCCTACCCGAGACAAAGGGCTTGACATTCGAGGAAGTGGAGAGGATTTGGAAGGAGAGGGCTTGGGGCAGCAGTGGTTCTAACACACAGAGCCTTCTTGAGCAGGGAGATGAGTCATAG
- the LOC18789947 gene encoding inositol transporter 1 isoform X1 has protein sequence MTLDSMPGSSGYLDLHPERKMFYFKNPYILRLTVVAGIGGLLFGYDTGVISGALLYIKDDFEAVKDSSFLQETIVSMAIVGAIIGAAAGGWINDAYGRKKATLLADIIFTLGAIVMAAAPDPYVLILGRLLVGLGVGVASVTAPVYIAEASPSEIRGGLVSTNVLMITGGQFLSYLVNLGFTEVPGTWRWMLGVSGVPAVIQFSLMLCLPESPRWLFMKDDKETAIAVMSKIYNLSRLEDEIDYLASQAEEEHHKKKDVSYWNVFKVKEIRLAFLAGAGLQAFQQFTGINTVMYYSPTIVQMAGFQSNQLALLLSLIVAAMNAAGTVLGIYLIDHFGRRKLALSSLSGVIVSLLILSAAFFVQSSGSTSVFYGWLAVIGLALYIGFFAPGMGPVPWTVNSEIYPEAYRGICGGMSATVNWISNLIVAQTFLSVAESIGTGATFLIIAVVAVIAFVFVILFLPETKGLTFEEVERIWKERAWGSSGSNTQSLLEQGDES, from the exons atGACGCTCGATTCGATGCCAGGGAGCTCAGGGTACTTGGATTTGCATCCAGAGAGGAAAATGTTCTATTTCAAGAATCCTTACATTCTCCGTTTGACTGTAGTTGCTGGGATTGGTGGGCTTCTCTTTGGCTACGACACAG gTGTGATATCGGGGGCACTTCTGTATATCAAAGATGATTTTGAGGCTGTGAAAGACAGTAGTTTCCTTCAG GAAACAATTGTCAGCATGGCCATTGTTGGTGCTATAATTGGGGCAGCTGCAGGGGGTTGGATTAATGATGCTTATGGACGTAAGAAGGCTACTCTTCTTGCTGATATTATATTTACTCTTGGGGCGATTGTCATGGCTGCTGCTCCAGATCCATATGTTCTTATATTGGGGCGACTTCTGGTCGGCCTCGGTGTGGGTGTGGCATCTGTCACTGCTCCTGTTTACATCGCAGAGGCATCCCCATCAGAAATAAGGGGAGGACTAGTGAGCACGAATGTTCTTATGATAACTGGTGGCCAGTTTCTTTCCTACCTTGTTAATCTCGGTTTTACAGAG GTCCCTGGGACATGGCGATGGATGCTTGGAGTATCAGGTGTTCCAGCTGTCATTCAGTTCTCTCTCATGCTCTGTCTACCAGAGTCTCCTCGATGGCTTTTTATGAAG GATGATAAAGAAACAGCCATTGCTGTGATGtccaaaatttataatttgtcTCGCTTAGAGGACGAAATAGATTACCTCGCTTCTCAAGCAGAGGAAGAGCACCATAAGAAGAAGGATGTTAGCTACTGGAATGTTTTCAAAGTAAAAGAAATCAGACTTGCTTTTCTGGCTGGGGCCGGACTTCAG GCATTTCAGCAATTCACTGGTATCAACACAGTCATGTACTATAGCCCAACAATTGTGCAGATGGCTGGCTTTCAGTCCAACCAGTTAGCTCTTTTACTGTCCCTTATAGTGGCTGCCATGAATGCTGCTGGGACAGTTCTTGGCATTTATCTCATTGACCATTTTGGCCGGAGGAAGCTGGCCCTCTCGAGCTTAAGTGGTGTTATTGTGTCACTTCTCATCCTCTCGGCtgctttttttgttcaatcaTCGGGTTCTACAAGTGTATTTTATGGGTGGCTTGCAGTTATAGGTTTAGCCCTGTACATTGGTTTCTTTGCACCCGGGATGGGACCTGTGCCATGGACCGTGAACTCGGAGATATATCCTGAAGCATATAGAGGGATATGTGGGGGAATGTCAGCTACTGTGAATTGGATATCGAATTTGATTGTGGCCCAGACATTCCTTTCAGTTGCAGAATCTATTGGAACTGGTGCAACTTTCTTGATCATTGCGGTTGTGGCTGTCATTGCATTTGTCTTTGTGATTCTGTTCCTACCCGAGACAAAGGGCTTGACATTCGAGGAAGTGGAGAGGATTTGGAAGGAGAGGGCTTGGGGCAGCAGTGGTTCTAACACACAGAGCCTTCTTGAGCAGGGAGATGAGTCATAG